The following proteins are encoded in a genomic region of Hippocampus zosterae strain Florida chromosome 2, ASM2543408v3, whole genome shotgun sequence:
- the fmnl3 gene encoding formin-like protein 3 isoform X3 has protein sequence MGNIESVDGQSEMKHHILPLKVPMPDPTELEEKFAIVLNSMNLPPDKARLLRQYDNEKKWDLICDQERFQVKNPPHTYIQKIRGYLDPGVTRKKFRRRVQESTKVLRELEISLRTNHIGWVREFLNDENRGLDVLVEYLSFAQCAVMLDFEGLENGEDGFMEKAKSWSRSIEDLHPMSTQPFCNTLVRSARQSVMRYGSVTSSKTIKNSRLVSQKDDVHVCIMCLRAIMNYQYGFNMVMSHAHAVNEIALSLNNKSSRTKALVLELLAAVCLVRGGHEIILSAFDNFKEVCKEKHRFERLMDFFRSEEGNIDFMVACMQFINIVVHSVEDMNFRVHLQFEFTKLGLDDYLEKCKHTESDKLSVQIQAYLDNVFDVGGLLEDAETKNAALEKVEELEEHLSHVTEKLLEVENETMMKVADLEKVLLQKDKDLQAIRETYESTNTQVNTLRRVLKEKDAAFQRHFNIEKRLLELEQQGTIRLHKKPDGDITIVPLGVGGTAAVAGAGSGGGDLAIPLADIGKLPLASVSAVSEAGVLDPSLPPASEAPPPPPPPPPPPPPLPSATGRLNAPPPPPPPPLAPPLPEASPSVILSVGLSAIRIKKPIKTKFRLPVFNWTALKPNQINGTVFNEIDDERVLEELDLERFEELFKTRAQGPIVDLTCTKSKVAQKTVNKVTLLDANRSKNLAITLRKANKTTEEICKAIEKFDLKALPVDFVECLMRFLPTEAEVKVLRQYERERRPLDQLADEDRFMLLFSKIERLTQRMNIITFVGNFADNVNMLTPQLNAIIAASGSVKSSLKLKRMLEIILALGNYMNSSKRGCVYGFKLQSLDLLLDTKSTDRKMTLLHYIALIVKEKYLELANFYNELHFVDKAAAVSLENVLLDVRELGKGMELIRRECSLHDHSVLKGFVQASDAQLDKLQRDAKTAEEAFNHVVNYFGESAKTTPPSVFFPVFVRFIKAYKDAVEDNEQRKKQEEAMREKLLAQEAKQHGPKVQSQKKRHQQQELIAELRKRQAKDHRPVYEGKDGTIEDIITANMKILDSIS, from the exons AACTCTATGAACCTGCCTCCAGACAAAGCCCGGCTCCTCAGGCAATATGACAATGAGAAGAAGTGGGACCTCATTTGTGACCAG GAAAGGTTTCAAGTGAAGAATCCACCTCACACTTACATCCAGAAAATACGAGGCTACTTAGACCCCGGTGTCACCAGAAAG AAGTTCCGCAGGAGGGTACAAGAGTCCACCAAAGTCTTGAGGGAACTGGAGATATCTTTGAGGACAAACCACATTGG GTGGGTGAGGGAGTTCCTCAACGATGAGAACAGAGGCCTTGATGTCTTGGTGGAGTACCTCTCCTTTGCCCAGTGTGCTGTCAT GTTGGATTTTGAGGGGCTGGAGAATGGGGAGGATGGCTTCATGGAGAAGGCAAAATCTTGGAGCAGGTCCATAGAGGATTTGCATCCTATGAGCACTCAGCCCTTCTGCAACACATTGGTGCGATCGGCACGCCAGTCTGTCATGCG CTATGGCTCAGTCACCAGCAGTAAAACCATCAAGAACTCCCGACTTGTCAGCCAGAAGGATGACGTGCATGTGTGCATCATGTGCTTGAGAGCCATTATGAACTACCAG TATGGCTTCAATATGGTCATGTCTCATGCACATGCAGTCAATGAAATTGCTCTCAGTCTGAACAATAAGAGCTCACG gacaaaggCCTTGGTTCTTGAGCTGCTGGCTGCCGTCTGCCTCGTTCGAGGAGGTCACGAGATCATCCTGTCAGCGTTTGACAACTTCAAAGAG GTCTGTAAGGAGAAGCATCGTTTCGAGCGCCTGATGGATTTCTTCCGCagtgaggagggaaacatcgacTTTATG GTTGCTTGCATGCAGTTCATCAACATCGTGGTCCACTCAGTGGAGGACATGAACTTCAGAGTCCACCTGCAGTTCGAATTCACCAAGCTCGGACTGGATGACTATCTGGAG AAATGTAAGCACACCGAGAGTGACAAGCTGTCGGTGCAGATCCAGGCCTACCTGGACAACGTGTTCGACGTGGGTGGTCTGCTGGAAGATGCCGAGACCAAAAATGCAGCACTGGAAAAGGTGGAGGAACTGGAGGAGCACCTGTCTCAT GTGACAGAAAAGCTTCTGGAGGTTGAGAATGAAACGATGATGAAGGTGGCTGACTTGGAGAAGGTGCTCCTCCAGAAAGATAAAGATCTTCAAGCAATACGG GAGACGTACGAGTCGACCAACACGCAGGTCAACACCCTCAGGAGGGtgctgaaggagaaggacgCCGCCTTCCAGAGGCACTTCAACATTGAGAAGCGGCTTCTGGAGCTGGAGCAGCAAGGCACCATCCGCCTGCACAAGAAGCCCGATGGAGACATCACCATCGTGCCGCTCGGCGTGGGCGGCACGGCCGCAGTGGCGGGCgctggcagcggcggcggcgacctTGCCATCCCCCTAGCCGATATTGGGAAGCTCCCTTTGGCTTCGGTCTCAGCCGTATCGGAAGCAGGGGTACTGGATCCCAGTTTGCCCCCGGCCAGTGAAGCTCCACCCCCGCCACCTCCAccacctccgcctcctcctccgcttccTTCTGCCACAG GCCGCCTCaatgcaccaccaccaccccctccgCCTCCTCTCGCTCCTCCTCTGCCCGAAGCTTCTCCTTCGGTCATCCTGAGTGTGGGTCTCTCGG CCATTCGAATCAAGAAGCCCATCAAGACTAAGTTCCGCCTTCCAGTGTTTAACTGGACCGCCTTAAAGCCCAATCAGATCAACGGCACCGTTTTTAATGAAATTGATGATGAACGGGTGCTCGAA GAACTGGATTTGGAGAGGTTTGAGGAGCTGTTTAAAACACGTGCGCAAGGTCCGATTGTGGATCTGACGTGCACAAAGAGCAAAGTTGCTCAGAAGACGGTCAACAAAGTGACGCTACTGGACGCCAACCGCTCCAAGAACTTAGCCATCACGCTGAGGAAGGCAAACAAGACCACAGAGGAGATCTGCAAAGCCATTGAGAA ATTTGACCTGAAGGCCTTACCGGTGGACTTTGTGGAGTGCCTGATGCGCTTCCTACCCACGGAAGCAGAGGTCAAGGTCCTACGTCAGTACGAACGGGAGCGGCGTCCACTGGACCAGCTGGCCGATGAGGACCGCTTCATGCTCCTGTTCAGCAAGATTGAGAGGCTCACGCAGAGGATGAACATCATCACCTTCGTCGGGAACTTTGCCGACAACGTCAACATGCTCACGCCGCAGCTCAACGCAATCATCGCCGCTTCCGGTTCGGTCAAGTCCTCGCTAAAGTTAAAAAGAATGCTCGAG ATTATTCTCGCCTTGGGCAACTATATGAATAGCAGCAAGCGAGGGTGTGTCTATGGCTTCAAATTGCAAAGTCTTGATCTG CTGCTGGACACCAAGTCCACAGACAGGAAAATGACGCTGCTCCACTACATAGCTCTCATTGTGAAGGAGAAATATCTGGAGCTGGCCAATTTCTACAATGAACTGCACTTTGTGGATAAAGCTGCAGCAG TGTCACTGGAAAATGTTCTGCTGGATGTGCGGGAGCTGGGAAAAGGCATGGAGCTGATCCGGAGAGAATGTAGTCTCCATGACCACTCGGTCCTTAAGGGCTTTGTCCAGGCGAGTGACGCCCAGCTGGATAAGCTGCAGAGGGATGCCAAGACAGCAGAG GAAGCCTTCAATCATGTGGTGAACTACTTTGGAGAGAGCGCCAAGACCACTCCACCGTCTGTGTTCTTCCCCGTGTTTGTGCGCTTTATCAAGGCCTACAAG GATGCCGTGGAGGACAACGAACAAAGGAAAAAGCAGGAGGAAGCCATGAGAGAAAAGTTACTGGCTCAAGAGGCTAAACAGCATGGCCCGAAG GTGCAGTCCCAAAAGAAGAGGCACCAGCAGCAGGAGCTGATTGCAGAGCTGCGCAAGCGGCAGGCCAAAGACCACCGGCCCGTGTACGAGGGCAAGGACGGCACCATTGAGGACATCATCACAG CCAATATGAAGATTTTGGACAGTATTTCCTAA
- the fmnl3 gene encoding formin-like protein 3 isoform X1 has product MGNIESVDGQSEMKHHILPLKVPMPDPTELEEKFAIVLNSMNLPPDKARLLRQYDNEKKWDLICDQERFQVKNPPHTYIQKIRGYLDPGVTRKKFRRRVQESTKVLRELEISLRTNHIGWVREFLNDENRGLDVLVEYLSFAQCAVMLDFEGLENGEDGFMEKAKSWSRSIEDLHPMSTQPFCNTLVRSARQSVMRYGSVTSSKTIKNSRLVSQKDDVHVCIMCLRAIMNYQYGFNMVMSHAHAVNEIALSLNNKSSRTKALVLELLAAVCLVRGGHEIILSAFDNFKEVCKEKHRFERLMDFFRSEEGNIDFMVACMQFINIVVHSVEDMNFRVHLQFEFTKLGLDDYLEKCKHTESDKLSVQIQAYLDNVFDVGGLLEDAETKNAALEKVEELEEHLSHVTEKLLEVENETMMKVADLEKVLLQKDKDLQAIRETYESTNTQVNTLRRVLKEKDAAFQRHFNIEKRLLELEQQGTIRLHKKPDGDITIVPLGVGGTAAVAGAGSGGGDLAIPLADIGKLPLASVSAVSEAGVLDPSLPPASEAPPPPPPPPPPPPPLPSATGRLNAPPPPPPPPLAPPLPEASPSVILSVGLSAIRIKKPIKTKFRLPVFNWTALKPNQINGTVFNEIDDERVLEELDLERFEELFKTRAQGPIVDLTCTKSKVAQKTVNKVTLLDANRSKNLAITLRKANKTTEEICKAIEKFDLKALPVDFVECLMRFLPTEAEVKVLRQYERERRPLDQLADEDRFMLLFSKIERLTQRMNIITFVGNFADNVNMLTPQLNAIIAASGSVKSSLKLKRMLEIILALGNYMNSSKRGCVYGFKLQSLDLLLDTKSTDRKMTLLHYIALIVKEKYLELANFYNELHFVDKAAAVSLENVLLDVRELGKGMELIRRECSLHDHSVLKGFVQASDAQLDKLQRDAKTAEEAFNHVVNYFGESAKTTPPSVFFPVFVRFIKAYKDAVEDNEQRKKQEEAMREKLLAQEAKQHGPKVQSQKKRHQQQELIAELRKRQAKDHRPVYEGKDGTIEDIITVLKSVPFTARTAKRGSRFFCEANLCDDANC; this is encoded by the exons AACTCTATGAACCTGCCTCCAGACAAAGCCCGGCTCCTCAGGCAATATGACAATGAGAAGAAGTGGGACCTCATTTGTGACCAG GAAAGGTTTCAAGTGAAGAATCCACCTCACACTTACATCCAGAAAATACGAGGCTACTTAGACCCCGGTGTCACCAGAAAG AAGTTCCGCAGGAGGGTACAAGAGTCCACCAAAGTCTTGAGGGAACTGGAGATATCTTTGAGGACAAACCACATTGG GTGGGTGAGGGAGTTCCTCAACGATGAGAACAGAGGCCTTGATGTCTTGGTGGAGTACCTCTCCTTTGCCCAGTGTGCTGTCAT GTTGGATTTTGAGGGGCTGGAGAATGGGGAGGATGGCTTCATGGAGAAGGCAAAATCTTGGAGCAGGTCCATAGAGGATTTGCATCCTATGAGCACTCAGCCCTTCTGCAACACATTGGTGCGATCGGCACGCCAGTCTGTCATGCG CTATGGCTCAGTCACCAGCAGTAAAACCATCAAGAACTCCCGACTTGTCAGCCAGAAGGATGACGTGCATGTGTGCATCATGTGCTTGAGAGCCATTATGAACTACCAG TATGGCTTCAATATGGTCATGTCTCATGCACATGCAGTCAATGAAATTGCTCTCAGTCTGAACAATAAGAGCTCACG gacaaaggCCTTGGTTCTTGAGCTGCTGGCTGCCGTCTGCCTCGTTCGAGGAGGTCACGAGATCATCCTGTCAGCGTTTGACAACTTCAAAGAG GTCTGTAAGGAGAAGCATCGTTTCGAGCGCCTGATGGATTTCTTCCGCagtgaggagggaaacatcgacTTTATG GTTGCTTGCATGCAGTTCATCAACATCGTGGTCCACTCAGTGGAGGACATGAACTTCAGAGTCCACCTGCAGTTCGAATTCACCAAGCTCGGACTGGATGACTATCTGGAG AAATGTAAGCACACCGAGAGTGACAAGCTGTCGGTGCAGATCCAGGCCTACCTGGACAACGTGTTCGACGTGGGTGGTCTGCTGGAAGATGCCGAGACCAAAAATGCAGCACTGGAAAAGGTGGAGGAACTGGAGGAGCACCTGTCTCAT GTGACAGAAAAGCTTCTGGAGGTTGAGAATGAAACGATGATGAAGGTGGCTGACTTGGAGAAGGTGCTCCTCCAGAAAGATAAAGATCTTCAAGCAATACGG GAGACGTACGAGTCGACCAACACGCAGGTCAACACCCTCAGGAGGGtgctgaaggagaaggacgCCGCCTTCCAGAGGCACTTCAACATTGAGAAGCGGCTTCTGGAGCTGGAGCAGCAAGGCACCATCCGCCTGCACAAGAAGCCCGATGGAGACATCACCATCGTGCCGCTCGGCGTGGGCGGCACGGCCGCAGTGGCGGGCgctggcagcggcggcggcgacctTGCCATCCCCCTAGCCGATATTGGGAAGCTCCCTTTGGCTTCGGTCTCAGCCGTATCGGAAGCAGGGGTACTGGATCCCAGTTTGCCCCCGGCCAGTGAAGCTCCACCCCCGCCACCTCCAccacctccgcctcctcctccgcttccTTCTGCCACAG GCCGCCTCaatgcaccaccaccaccccctccgCCTCCTCTCGCTCCTCCTCTGCCCGAAGCTTCTCCTTCGGTCATCCTGAGTGTGGGTCTCTCGG CCATTCGAATCAAGAAGCCCATCAAGACTAAGTTCCGCCTTCCAGTGTTTAACTGGACCGCCTTAAAGCCCAATCAGATCAACGGCACCGTTTTTAATGAAATTGATGATGAACGGGTGCTCGAA GAACTGGATTTGGAGAGGTTTGAGGAGCTGTTTAAAACACGTGCGCAAGGTCCGATTGTGGATCTGACGTGCACAAAGAGCAAAGTTGCTCAGAAGACGGTCAACAAAGTGACGCTACTGGACGCCAACCGCTCCAAGAACTTAGCCATCACGCTGAGGAAGGCAAACAAGACCACAGAGGAGATCTGCAAAGCCATTGAGAA ATTTGACCTGAAGGCCTTACCGGTGGACTTTGTGGAGTGCCTGATGCGCTTCCTACCCACGGAAGCAGAGGTCAAGGTCCTACGTCAGTACGAACGGGAGCGGCGTCCACTGGACCAGCTGGCCGATGAGGACCGCTTCATGCTCCTGTTCAGCAAGATTGAGAGGCTCACGCAGAGGATGAACATCATCACCTTCGTCGGGAACTTTGCCGACAACGTCAACATGCTCACGCCGCAGCTCAACGCAATCATCGCCGCTTCCGGTTCGGTCAAGTCCTCGCTAAAGTTAAAAAGAATGCTCGAG ATTATTCTCGCCTTGGGCAACTATATGAATAGCAGCAAGCGAGGGTGTGTCTATGGCTTCAAATTGCAAAGTCTTGATCTG CTGCTGGACACCAAGTCCACAGACAGGAAAATGACGCTGCTCCACTACATAGCTCTCATTGTGAAGGAGAAATATCTGGAGCTGGCCAATTTCTACAATGAACTGCACTTTGTGGATAAAGCTGCAGCAG TGTCACTGGAAAATGTTCTGCTGGATGTGCGGGAGCTGGGAAAAGGCATGGAGCTGATCCGGAGAGAATGTAGTCTCCATGACCACTCGGTCCTTAAGGGCTTTGTCCAGGCGAGTGACGCCCAGCTGGATAAGCTGCAGAGGGATGCCAAGACAGCAGAG GAAGCCTTCAATCATGTGGTGAACTACTTTGGAGAGAGCGCCAAGACCACTCCACCGTCTGTGTTCTTCCCCGTGTTTGTGCGCTTTATCAAGGCCTACAAG GATGCCGTGGAGGACAACGAACAAAGGAAAAAGCAGGAGGAAGCCATGAGAGAAAAGTTACTGGCTCAAGAGGCTAAACAGCATGGCCCGAAG GTGCAGTCCCAAAAGAAGAGGCACCAGCAGCAGGAGCTGATTGCAGAGCTGCGCAAGCGGCAGGCCAAAGACCACCGGCCCGTGTACGAGGGCAAGGACGGCACCATTGAGGACATCATCACAG TACTGAAGAGCGTGCCATTCACAGCCCGCACGGCTAAACGCGGCTCACGGTTCTTCTGTGAGGCCAACCTCTGCGACGATGCCAACTGCTAG
- the fmnl3 gene encoding formin-like protein 3 isoform X2, protein MGNIESVDGQSEMKHHILPLKVPMPDPTELEEKFAIVLNSMNLPPDKARLLRQYDNEKKWDLICDQERFQVKNPPHTYIQKIRGYLDPGVTRKKFRRRVQESTKVLRELEISLRTNHIGWVREFLNDENRGLDVLVEYLSFAQCAVMLDFEGLENGEDGFMEKAKSWSRSIEDLHPMSTQPFCNTLVRSARQSVMRYGSVTSSKTIKNSRLVSQKDDVHVCIMCLRAIMNYQYGFNMVMSHAHAVNEIALSLNNKSSRTKALVLELLAAVCLVRGGHEIILSAFDNFKEVCKEKHRFERLMDFFRSEEGNIDFMVACMQFINIVVHSVEDMNFRVHLQFEFTKLGLDDYLEKCKHTESDKLSVQIQAYLDNVFDVGGLLEDAETKNAALEKVEELEEHLSHVTEKLLEVENETMMKVADLEKVLLQKDKDLQAIRETYESTNTQVNTLRRVLKEKDAAFQRHFNIEKRLLELEQQGTIRLHKKPDGDITIVPLGVGGTAAVAGAGSGGGDLAIPLADIGKLPLASVSAVSEAGVLDPSLPPASEAPPPPPPPPPPPPPLPSATGRLNAPPPPPPPPLAPPLPEASPSVILSVGLSAIRIKKPIKTKFRLPVFNWTALKPNQINGTVFNEIDDERVLEELDLERFEELFKTRAQGPIVDLTCTKSKVAQKTVNKVTLLDANRSKNLAITLRKANKTTEEICKAIEKFDLKALPVDFVECLMRFLPTEAEVKVLRQYERERRPLDQLADEDRFMLLFSKIERLTQRMNIITFVGNFADNVNMLTPQLNAIIAASGSVKSSLKLKRMLEIILALGNYMNSSKRGCVYGFKLQSLDLLLDTKSTDRKMTLLHYIALIVKEKYLELANFYNELHFVDKAAAVSLENVLLDVRELGKGMELIRRECSLHDHSVLKGFVQASDAQLDKLQRDAKTAEEAFNHVVNYFGESAKTTPPSVFFPVFVRFIKAYKDAVEDNEQRKKQEEAMREKLLAQEAKQHGPKVQSQKKRHQQQELIAELRKRQAKDHRPVYEGKDGTIEDIITDLRNQPYLRADALIRNGWKRP, encoded by the exons AACTCTATGAACCTGCCTCCAGACAAAGCCCGGCTCCTCAGGCAATATGACAATGAGAAGAAGTGGGACCTCATTTGTGACCAG GAAAGGTTTCAAGTGAAGAATCCACCTCACACTTACATCCAGAAAATACGAGGCTACTTAGACCCCGGTGTCACCAGAAAG AAGTTCCGCAGGAGGGTACAAGAGTCCACCAAAGTCTTGAGGGAACTGGAGATATCTTTGAGGACAAACCACATTGG GTGGGTGAGGGAGTTCCTCAACGATGAGAACAGAGGCCTTGATGTCTTGGTGGAGTACCTCTCCTTTGCCCAGTGTGCTGTCAT GTTGGATTTTGAGGGGCTGGAGAATGGGGAGGATGGCTTCATGGAGAAGGCAAAATCTTGGAGCAGGTCCATAGAGGATTTGCATCCTATGAGCACTCAGCCCTTCTGCAACACATTGGTGCGATCGGCACGCCAGTCTGTCATGCG CTATGGCTCAGTCACCAGCAGTAAAACCATCAAGAACTCCCGACTTGTCAGCCAGAAGGATGACGTGCATGTGTGCATCATGTGCTTGAGAGCCATTATGAACTACCAG TATGGCTTCAATATGGTCATGTCTCATGCACATGCAGTCAATGAAATTGCTCTCAGTCTGAACAATAAGAGCTCACG gacaaaggCCTTGGTTCTTGAGCTGCTGGCTGCCGTCTGCCTCGTTCGAGGAGGTCACGAGATCATCCTGTCAGCGTTTGACAACTTCAAAGAG GTCTGTAAGGAGAAGCATCGTTTCGAGCGCCTGATGGATTTCTTCCGCagtgaggagggaaacatcgacTTTATG GTTGCTTGCATGCAGTTCATCAACATCGTGGTCCACTCAGTGGAGGACATGAACTTCAGAGTCCACCTGCAGTTCGAATTCACCAAGCTCGGACTGGATGACTATCTGGAG AAATGTAAGCACACCGAGAGTGACAAGCTGTCGGTGCAGATCCAGGCCTACCTGGACAACGTGTTCGACGTGGGTGGTCTGCTGGAAGATGCCGAGACCAAAAATGCAGCACTGGAAAAGGTGGAGGAACTGGAGGAGCACCTGTCTCAT GTGACAGAAAAGCTTCTGGAGGTTGAGAATGAAACGATGATGAAGGTGGCTGACTTGGAGAAGGTGCTCCTCCAGAAAGATAAAGATCTTCAAGCAATACGG GAGACGTACGAGTCGACCAACACGCAGGTCAACACCCTCAGGAGGGtgctgaaggagaaggacgCCGCCTTCCAGAGGCACTTCAACATTGAGAAGCGGCTTCTGGAGCTGGAGCAGCAAGGCACCATCCGCCTGCACAAGAAGCCCGATGGAGACATCACCATCGTGCCGCTCGGCGTGGGCGGCACGGCCGCAGTGGCGGGCgctggcagcggcggcggcgacctTGCCATCCCCCTAGCCGATATTGGGAAGCTCCCTTTGGCTTCGGTCTCAGCCGTATCGGAAGCAGGGGTACTGGATCCCAGTTTGCCCCCGGCCAGTGAAGCTCCACCCCCGCCACCTCCAccacctccgcctcctcctccgcttccTTCTGCCACAG GCCGCCTCaatgcaccaccaccaccccctccgCCTCCTCTCGCTCCTCCTCTGCCCGAAGCTTCTCCTTCGGTCATCCTGAGTGTGGGTCTCTCGG CCATTCGAATCAAGAAGCCCATCAAGACTAAGTTCCGCCTTCCAGTGTTTAACTGGACCGCCTTAAAGCCCAATCAGATCAACGGCACCGTTTTTAATGAAATTGATGATGAACGGGTGCTCGAA GAACTGGATTTGGAGAGGTTTGAGGAGCTGTTTAAAACACGTGCGCAAGGTCCGATTGTGGATCTGACGTGCACAAAGAGCAAAGTTGCTCAGAAGACGGTCAACAAAGTGACGCTACTGGACGCCAACCGCTCCAAGAACTTAGCCATCACGCTGAGGAAGGCAAACAAGACCACAGAGGAGATCTGCAAAGCCATTGAGAA ATTTGACCTGAAGGCCTTACCGGTGGACTTTGTGGAGTGCCTGATGCGCTTCCTACCCACGGAAGCAGAGGTCAAGGTCCTACGTCAGTACGAACGGGAGCGGCGTCCACTGGACCAGCTGGCCGATGAGGACCGCTTCATGCTCCTGTTCAGCAAGATTGAGAGGCTCACGCAGAGGATGAACATCATCACCTTCGTCGGGAACTTTGCCGACAACGTCAACATGCTCACGCCGCAGCTCAACGCAATCATCGCCGCTTCCGGTTCGGTCAAGTCCTCGCTAAAGTTAAAAAGAATGCTCGAG ATTATTCTCGCCTTGGGCAACTATATGAATAGCAGCAAGCGAGGGTGTGTCTATGGCTTCAAATTGCAAAGTCTTGATCTG CTGCTGGACACCAAGTCCACAGACAGGAAAATGACGCTGCTCCACTACATAGCTCTCATTGTGAAGGAGAAATATCTGGAGCTGGCCAATTTCTACAATGAACTGCACTTTGTGGATAAAGCTGCAGCAG TGTCACTGGAAAATGTTCTGCTGGATGTGCGGGAGCTGGGAAAAGGCATGGAGCTGATCCGGAGAGAATGTAGTCTCCATGACCACTCGGTCCTTAAGGGCTTTGTCCAGGCGAGTGACGCCCAGCTGGATAAGCTGCAGAGGGATGCCAAGACAGCAGAG GAAGCCTTCAATCATGTGGTGAACTACTTTGGAGAGAGCGCCAAGACCACTCCACCGTCTGTGTTCTTCCCCGTGTTTGTGCGCTTTATCAAGGCCTACAAG GATGCCGTGGAGGACAACGAACAAAGGAAAAAGCAGGAGGAAGCCATGAGAGAAAAGTTACTGGCTCAAGAGGCTAAACAGCATGGCCCGAAG GTGCAGTCCCAAAAGAAGAGGCACCAGCAGCAGGAGCTGATTGCAGAGCTGCGCAAGCGGCAGGCCAAAGACCACCGGCCCGTGTACGAGGGCAAGGACGGCACCATTGAGGACATCATCACAG ATCTGAGAAACCAGCCTTACCTGCGAGCTGATGCCTTGATCCGGAACGGTTGGAAGAGACCCTAA